The following are encoded together in the Brassica napus cultivar Da-Ae chromosome A9, Da-Ae, whole genome shotgun sequence genome:
- the LOC106366491 gene encoding respiratory burst oxidase homolog protein F isoform X1 gives MRPFSKNDRRRWSFDSVSAGKLAVGSASTSPGTECSNGGYGEEFVEVTIDLQDDDTIVLRSVEPATSINIDISDETAGGGAGGGIMTPASISRSPTMKRTSSNRLRQFSQELKAEAVAKAKQLSHELKRFSWSRSFSGTLTSANQNGGGGGIVNSALEARALRKQRAQLDRTRSSAQRALRGLRFISNKNKNVEGWNDVQTNFEKLAKNGYIYRSDFAQCIGMKDSKEFALELYDALSRRRRLKVEKISHDELYEYWLQINDDSFDSRLQIFFDIVDKNEDGRITEEEVKEIIMLSASANKLSRLKEQAEEYAALIMEELDPERLGYIELWQLETLLLQKDTYLNYSQALSYTSQALSQNLQGLRKNSRIHRMSSDFVYFMQENWKRIWVLSLWIMIMIGLFLWKFFQYKQKDAFHVMGYCLLTAKGAAETLKFNMALILFPVCRNTITWLRSTRLSYFIPFDDNINFHKTIAGAILVAVILHVGDHIACDFPRIVRATEYDYNRYLFHYFQHKQPTYFDLVKGPEGITGILMIILMAISFTLATRWFRRNLVKLPKPFDRLTGFNAFWYSHHLFIIVYVLLVLHGIFLYFAKPWYVHTTWMYLAVPVLLYGGERTLRYFRSGSYSVRLLKVAIYPGNVLTLQMSKPSQFRYKSGQYMFVQCPAVSPFEWHPFSITSAPGDDYLSIHIRQLGDWTQELKRVFSEVCEPPVAGKSGLLRADETTKKSLPKLLIDGPYGAPAQDYRKYDVLLLVGLGIGATPFISILKDLLNNIVKMEEQADSISDFSRSSENSTGSNSGNNANTPRGKKILKTTNAYFYWVTREQGSFDWFKGVMNEVAELDQRGVIEMHNYLTSVYEEGDARSALITMVQALNHAKNGVDIVSGTSVRTHFARPNWKKVLSKLSSKHCNARIGVFYCGVPVLGKELSKLCNTFNQKGSTKFEFHKEHF, from the exons ATGAGGCCGTTCTCCAAGAACGATCGTCGCCGGTGGTCGTTTGATTCCGTTTCCGCCGGAAAACTCGCCGTCGGAAGTGCATCCACCTCTCCCGGAACCGAATGCTCCAACGGCGGTTACGGTGAAGAGTTCGTTGAGGTCACGATCGATCTCCAAGACGATGACACCATCGTCCTTCGAAGCGTCGAGCCAGCAACCTCCATTAACATCGATATCTCCGACGAAACCGCCGGTGGTGGAGCCGGCGGGGGGATAATGACTCCGGCATCGATCTCGAGATCTCCGACGATGAAACGCACCTCGTCGAATCGGCTCCGGCAGTTCTCGCAGGAGCTCAAGGCGGAGGCAGTGGCGAAGGCGAAGCAGCTATCGCATGAGCTGAAGCGGTTCTCGTGGTCTCGTTCCTTCTCCGGCACGTTAACCTCAGCGAACCAAAACGGCGGTGGAGGAGGTATAGTGAACTCGGCGCTAGAGGCACGAGCGTTGCGGAAACAACGAGCTCAGCTAGATCGGACTCGGTCTAGTGCTCAGAGAGCTTTACGTGGGTTAAGATTCATAAGCAATAAGAACAAGAACGTTGAAGGATGGAACGATGTTCAGACCAACTTCGAAAAGCTTGCTAAGAACGGTTACATCTATCGCTCCGACTTCGCCCAGTGCATAG GAATGAAAGATTCAAAGGAGTTTGCATTGGAGCTATACGACGCATTGAGCAGGAGAAGGAGATTAAAAGTTGAGAAGATCAGCCACGATGAGCTTTACGAGTATTGGTTGCAAATCAACGACGATAGCTTCGATTCTCGTCTCCAGATCTTCTTCGACAT AGTGGACAAGAATGAAGATGGGAGAATTACAGAAGAGGAAGTAAAGGAG ATTATAATGCTGAGTGCATCTGCAAATAAGCTATCAAGATTGAAAGAACAAGCAGAGGAATATGCAGCTTTGATTATGGAGGAGTTAGACCCTGAAAGACTTGGCTACATTGAG CTATGGCAACTAGAGACTCTGCTTCTACAGAAAGACACATACCTCAACTACAGTCAAGCATTGAGCTATACAAGCCAAGCATTGAGCCAAAACCTTCAAGGGTTAAGAAAGAATAGCAGAATACATCGAATGAGCTCGGATTTCGTCTACTTCATGCAAGAAAATTGGAAAAGGATCTGGGTTTTGTCTTTATGGATCATGATCATGATTGGATTGTTCTTGTGGAAATTCTTCCAATACAAGCAAAAAGATGCATTTCATGTGATGGGTTATTGCTTACTCACAGCAAAAGGAGCAGCAGAGACACTTAAGTTCAACATGGCTCTTATACTTTTCCCAGTTTGCAGAAACACAATTACTTGGCTCAGATCAACAAGACTCTCCTACTTTATTCCTTTTGATGATAACATCAACTTCCACAAG ACAATAGCAGGAGCCATTCTAGTAGCCGTGATCCTTCATGTTGGAGACCATATTGCTTGTGATTTCCCAAGAATCGTTAGAGCCACGGAATATGATTACAATCGCTATCTGTTTCACTACTTTCAGCACAAACAGCCAACGTACTTTGACCTCGTTAAGGGACCTGAAGGAATCACAGGGATTTTAATGATCATTCTGATGGCTATCTCATTCACATTAGCAACGAGATGGTTTCGACGTAACCTCGTCAAGCTTCCAAAGCCATTTGATCGTCTTACTGGTTTTAACGCCTTTTGGTATTCGCACCATTTGTTCATCATCGTCTATGTCTTGCTTGTGCTTCACGGTATCTTCCTTTATTTCGCCAAACCTTGGTATGTTCACACG aCATGGATGTATCTTGCAGTACCAGTTTTACTCTATGGTGGAGAAAGAACACTTAGGTACTTCCGGTCTGGTTCTTATTCGGTTCGACTTCTAAAG GTTGCTATATATCCTGGTAACGTTCTGACGCTGCAAATGTCGAAACCATCTCAGTTTCGTTACAAAAGTGGACAGTACATGTTCGTTCAATGTCCAGCAGTTTCTCCATTTGAATg GCATCCATTCTCCATTACTTCAGCTCCTGGAGATGATTATCTCAGTATTCACATTAGACAGCTCGGAGATTGGACTCAAGAACTCAAAAGAGTATTCTCTGAAGTGTGTGAGCCACCGGTTGCCGGTAAAAGCGGACTTCTCAGAGCCGATGAAACAACAAAGAAAag TTTGCCAAAGCTGTTGATAGATGGACCCTATGGTGCACCAGCACAAGACTATAGAAAATATGATGTTCTCTTATTGGTTGGTCTTGGCATTGGTGCAACTCCATTTATCAGTATCTTGAAAGATTTGCTTAACAACATTGTTAAAATGGAGGAGCAAGCG GATTCGATCTCGGATTTTAGTAGATCATCAGAGAACAGCACAGGAAGCAACAGTGGCAACAATGCTAATACACCGAgaggaaagaaaatattaaaaaccacAAATGCTTACTTCTATTGGGTAACAAGAGAACAAGGCTCTTTTGATTGGTTCAAAGGCGTCATGAACGAAGTGGCAGAGCTTGACCAACGG GGTGTGATAGAGATGCATAACTATTTGACAAGTGTGTATGAAGAAGGTGATGCTCGTTCTGCTCTCATTACAATGGTTCAAGCTCTTAACCATGCCAAAAATGGAGTCGACATTGTCTCTGGCACTAGT GTCAGAACACACTTTGCAAGACCCAACTGGAAAAAGGTTCTCTCTAAGCTAAGTTCCAAGCACTGCAATGCAAGAATAG GAGTGTTTTACTGCGGAGTACCAGTTCTAGGCAAAGAGCTTAGCAAACTATGCAACACATTCAACCAAAAGGGTTCAACGAAGTTTGAGTTCCACAAGGAGCATTTCTAA
- the LOC106366491 gene encoding respiratory burst oxidase homolog protein F isoform X2, with protein MRPFSKNDRRRWSFDSVSAGKLAVGSASTSPGTECSNGGYGEEFVEVTIDLQDDDTIVLRSVEPATSINIDISDETAGGGAGGGIMTPASISRSPTMKRTSSNRLRQFSQELKAEAVAKAKQLSHELKRFSWSRSFSGTLTSANQNGGGGGIVNSALEARALRKQRAQLDRTRSSAQRALRGLRFISNKNKNVEGWNDVQTNFEKLAKNGYIYRSDFAQCIGMKDSKEFALELYDALSRRRRLKVEKISHDELYEYWLQINDDSFDSRLQIFFDIVDKNEDGRITEEEVKELWQLETLLLQKDTYLNYSQALSYTSQALSQNLQGLRKNSRIHRMSSDFVYFMQENWKRIWVLSLWIMIMIGLFLWKFFQYKQKDAFHVMGYCLLTAKGAAETLKFNMALILFPVCRNTITWLRSTRLSYFIPFDDNINFHKTIAGAILVAVILHVGDHIACDFPRIVRATEYDYNRYLFHYFQHKQPTYFDLVKGPEGITGILMIILMAISFTLATRWFRRNLVKLPKPFDRLTGFNAFWYSHHLFIIVYVLLVLHGIFLYFAKPWYVHTTWMYLAVPVLLYGGERTLRYFRSGSYSVRLLKVAIYPGNVLTLQMSKPSQFRYKSGQYMFVQCPAVSPFEWHPFSITSAPGDDYLSIHIRQLGDWTQELKRVFSEVCEPPVAGKSGLLRADETTKKSLPKLLIDGPYGAPAQDYRKYDVLLLVGLGIGATPFISILKDLLNNIVKMEEQADSISDFSRSSENSTGSNSGNNANTPRGKKILKTTNAYFYWVTREQGSFDWFKGVMNEVAELDQRGVIEMHNYLTSVYEEGDARSALITMVQALNHAKNGVDIVSGTSVRTHFARPNWKKVLSKLSSKHCNARIGVFYCGVPVLGKELSKLCNTFNQKGSTKFEFHKEHF; from the exons ATGAGGCCGTTCTCCAAGAACGATCGTCGCCGGTGGTCGTTTGATTCCGTTTCCGCCGGAAAACTCGCCGTCGGAAGTGCATCCACCTCTCCCGGAACCGAATGCTCCAACGGCGGTTACGGTGAAGAGTTCGTTGAGGTCACGATCGATCTCCAAGACGATGACACCATCGTCCTTCGAAGCGTCGAGCCAGCAACCTCCATTAACATCGATATCTCCGACGAAACCGCCGGTGGTGGAGCCGGCGGGGGGATAATGACTCCGGCATCGATCTCGAGATCTCCGACGATGAAACGCACCTCGTCGAATCGGCTCCGGCAGTTCTCGCAGGAGCTCAAGGCGGAGGCAGTGGCGAAGGCGAAGCAGCTATCGCATGAGCTGAAGCGGTTCTCGTGGTCTCGTTCCTTCTCCGGCACGTTAACCTCAGCGAACCAAAACGGCGGTGGAGGAGGTATAGTGAACTCGGCGCTAGAGGCACGAGCGTTGCGGAAACAACGAGCTCAGCTAGATCGGACTCGGTCTAGTGCTCAGAGAGCTTTACGTGGGTTAAGATTCATAAGCAATAAGAACAAGAACGTTGAAGGATGGAACGATGTTCAGACCAACTTCGAAAAGCTTGCTAAGAACGGTTACATCTATCGCTCCGACTTCGCCCAGTGCATAG GAATGAAAGATTCAAAGGAGTTTGCATTGGAGCTATACGACGCATTGAGCAGGAGAAGGAGATTAAAAGTTGAGAAGATCAGCCACGATGAGCTTTACGAGTATTGGTTGCAAATCAACGACGATAGCTTCGATTCTCGTCTCCAGATCTTCTTCGACAT AGTGGACAAGAATGAAGATGGGAGAATTACAGAAGAGGAAGTAAAGGAG CTATGGCAACTAGAGACTCTGCTTCTACAGAAAGACACATACCTCAACTACAGTCAAGCATTGAGCTATACAAGCCAAGCATTGAGCCAAAACCTTCAAGGGTTAAGAAAGAATAGCAGAATACATCGAATGAGCTCGGATTTCGTCTACTTCATGCAAGAAAATTGGAAAAGGATCTGGGTTTTGTCTTTATGGATCATGATCATGATTGGATTGTTCTTGTGGAAATTCTTCCAATACAAGCAAAAAGATGCATTTCATGTGATGGGTTATTGCTTACTCACAGCAAAAGGAGCAGCAGAGACACTTAAGTTCAACATGGCTCTTATACTTTTCCCAGTTTGCAGAAACACAATTACTTGGCTCAGATCAACAAGACTCTCCTACTTTATTCCTTTTGATGATAACATCAACTTCCACAAG ACAATAGCAGGAGCCATTCTAGTAGCCGTGATCCTTCATGTTGGAGACCATATTGCTTGTGATTTCCCAAGAATCGTTAGAGCCACGGAATATGATTACAATCGCTATCTGTTTCACTACTTTCAGCACAAACAGCCAACGTACTTTGACCTCGTTAAGGGACCTGAAGGAATCACAGGGATTTTAATGATCATTCTGATGGCTATCTCATTCACATTAGCAACGAGATGGTTTCGACGTAACCTCGTCAAGCTTCCAAAGCCATTTGATCGTCTTACTGGTTTTAACGCCTTTTGGTATTCGCACCATTTGTTCATCATCGTCTATGTCTTGCTTGTGCTTCACGGTATCTTCCTTTATTTCGCCAAACCTTGGTATGTTCACACG aCATGGATGTATCTTGCAGTACCAGTTTTACTCTATGGTGGAGAAAGAACACTTAGGTACTTCCGGTCTGGTTCTTATTCGGTTCGACTTCTAAAG GTTGCTATATATCCTGGTAACGTTCTGACGCTGCAAATGTCGAAACCATCTCAGTTTCGTTACAAAAGTGGACAGTACATGTTCGTTCAATGTCCAGCAGTTTCTCCATTTGAATg GCATCCATTCTCCATTACTTCAGCTCCTGGAGATGATTATCTCAGTATTCACATTAGACAGCTCGGAGATTGGACTCAAGAACTCAAAAGAGTATTCTCTGAAGTGTGTGAGCCACCGGTTGCCGGTAAAAGCGGACTTCTCAGAGCCGATGAAACAACAAAGAAAag TTTGCCAAAGCTGTTGATAGATGGACCCTATGGTGCACCAGCACAAGACTATAGAAAATATGATGTTCTCTTATTGGTTGGTCTTGGCATTGGTGCAACTCCATTTATCAGTATCTTGAAAGATTTGCTTAACAACATTGTTAAAATGGAGGAGCAAGCG GATTCGATCTCGGATTTTAGTAGATCATCAGAGAACAGCACAGGAAGCAACAGTGGCAACAATGCTAATACACCGAgaggaaagaaaatattaaaaaccacAAATGCTTACTTCTATTGGGTAACAAGAGAACAAGGCTCTTTTGATTGGTTCAAAGGCGTCATGAACGAAGTGGCAGAGCTTGACCAACGG GGTGTGATAGAGATGCATAACTATTTGACAAGTGTGTATGAAGAAGGTGATGCTCGTTCTGCTCTCATTACAATGGTTCAAGCTCTTAACCATGCCAAAAATGGAGTCGACATTGTCTCTGGCACTAGT GTCAGAACACACTTTGCAAGACCCAACTGGAAAAAGGTTCTCTCTAAGCTAAGTTCCAAGCACTGCAATGCAAGAATAG GAGTGTTTTACTGCGGAGTACCAGTTCTAGGCAAAGAGCTTAGCAAACTATGCAACACATTCAACCAAAAGGGTTCAACGAAGTTTGAGTTCCACAAGGAGCATTTCTAA